In Rhizobium sp. WSM4643, the following are encoded in one genomic region:
- a CDS encoding glycoside hydrolase 5 family protein, translating to MRRIHRFRDFAIGAAALALFWSAQVGSADAQSSAQQSFVTTKEGGFLLDGKPFRVAGVNNHYLTFGSSGEVTRVLDDATAMGANVVRTFLQPVIGSLDGQVPTIWNSKSTADSSNLGTKGIYMMSWDPITNKMVPNDGPDGLQKVDYLIAEAAKRKLKLILAFVDFWAYTGGAQQMNAWYGSSDKYTFFAADPRTRRDYKEWVRHVLSRVNTITGVRYSDDPTIFAWDLANEPDIHPKPLLYEWVSEMSAYIKSLAPKQLVTTGHGNMDQKLADMNIPSVDFGTWHGYPSYAKMSHSDFDARIREYCGIGRSIGKPVILEEFGVPRSDADQANAYGTWLNTIATSDCGGWVVWRLTSTQDSGLYPQDDYDKFDIHNDGSPAWQALRDAALKLQ from the coding sequence ATGAGGCGTATTCACCGTTTCCGGGATTTCGCTATCGGCGCTGCGGCGCTGGCGCTTTTTTGGTCTGCTCAAGTCGGATCTGCGGACGCGCAGTCATCCGCGCAGCAATCTTTCGTCACGACGAAAGAGGGGGGCTTCCTGCTGGACGGCAAGCCATTTCGCGTGGCCGGCGTGAACAACCATTATCTGACATTTGGCTCGTCAGGCGAAGTCACCCGCGTATTGGACGATGCCACGGCAATGGGCGCCAATGTGGTGCGCACCTTCCTGCAACCGGTTATAGGGTCGCTGGACGGCCAGGTGCCGACGATCTGGAATTCAAAGAGCACGGCCGATTCCAGCAACCTCGGAACCAAGGGCATCTATATGATGAGTTGGGATCCGATAACCAACAAGATGGTTCCCAACGACGGACCTGACGGCCTGCAAAAGGTCGATTACCTCATCGCGGAAGCGGCGAAGCGCAAGCTTAAGCTGATCCTCGCATTCGTCGATTTCTGGGCCTACACGGGCGGTGCCCAGCAGATGAACGCCTGGTACGGGAGTTCGGACAAATACACCTTTTTTGCCGCTGATCCGCGAACCCGACGCGATTACAAGGAATGGGTTCGGCATGTTCTGTCGCGCGTCAACACGATTACCGGTGTGCGCTATTCCGACGACCCCACCATATTTGCCTGGGATCTGGCCAACGAACCTGACATCCATCCCAAACCGCTCCTTTATGAGTGGGTGTCGGAAATGTCAGCCTATATCAAATCCCTGGCGCCGAAACAGCTCGTCACGACGGGCCATGGGAACATGGATCAGAAGCTGGCGGATATGAATATTCCGAGCGTTGATTTCGGCACGTGGCATGGCTACCCATCCTACGCCAAAATGAGCCATTCCGATTTCGATGCCCGCATTCGCGAATACTGCGGGATCGGGCGAAGCATCGGAAAACCGGTGATCCTGGAGGAGTTTGGAGTTCCGCGATCCGATGCCGATCAGGCAAACGCCTATGGAACTTGGCTGAATACGATCGCCACCTCGGATTGCGGAGGTTGGGTGGTCTGGCGGCTCACCAGCACGCAGGATTCGGGCCTCTATCCCCAGGACGACTACGACAAATTCGACATCCATAACGATGGGAGCCCTGCTTGGCAGGCTCTGCGCGACGCCGCCCTCAAGCTTCAATAA
- a CDS encoding quinone oxidoreductase family protein has translation MTDQIIWLNAPGDVTQFHVEEHHHSEPPGDGEIKIRHQAIGTNFLDVYHRKGIYPMPSYPSVIGAEAAGIVEDVGPGVSMFQKGDRVAYAGPPVGAYRSARNIAAERAIKLPDAVSAKTAASSLLKGMTAYMLLKKTYDVRAGTQVLIHAAAGGLGSILVRWAKSLDATVIGTVGSSEKAAIAASYRADHLIVGRGADIVADVKRLTNGLGVDVAYDGIGGDTLLKSIRSVRPFGIAVTIGQAAGAIPPVPVEELRPGKALCHPSIMAWCADIGQYREAAFAAVGAMETGIVAQIGAEYRLADVAKAHEEMESGRSAGSILLIP, from the coding sequence ATGACCGACCAAATCATATGGCTGAACGCCCCCGGTGACGTCACCCAGTTCCATGTCGAGGAGCATCACCATTCTGAACCTCCCGGCGATGGTGAGATCAAGATCCGTCATCAGGCGATCGGAACCAACTTTCTCGACGTCTATCACCGCAAGGGCATCTACCCCATGCCTTCCTACCCCTCGGTGATCGGCGCCGAGGCGGCGGGCATCGTCGAAGACGTCGGTCCTGGCGTTTCCATGTTCCAAAAGGGTGACCGGGTTGCCTATGCCGGGCCTCCGGTTGGAGCCTATCGCTCAGCCAGGAACATTGCCGCTGAAAGGGCGATCAAGCTTCCGGATGCCGTTTCGGCGAAAACGGCAGCGAGTTCGCTGCTCAAAGGCATGACCGCCTACATGCTGTTGAAAAAGACCTATGATGTGCGTGCAGGAACACAGGTTCTGATCCATGCTGCTGCGGGCGGGCTTGGAAGCATCCTCGTTCGCTGGGCCAAATCGCTCGATGCCACGGTGATCGGGACGGTTGGCTCTTCCGAAAAGGCCGCAATCGCCGCATCTTATCGAGCCGATCACCTCATTGTCGGACGAGGCGCCGATATCGTCGCGGACGTGAAGCGGCTGACGAACGGGCTTGGTGTCGACGTCGCCTATGACGGGATCGGCGGCGACACGCTTCTCAAGAGCATACGCTCTGTCCGCCCATTCGGCATCGCCGTCACCATCGGCCAGGCCGCCGGTGCTATTCCACCGGTGCCCGTCGAGGAACTGCGCCCGGGCAAGGCGCTCTGCCATCCGAGTATCATGGCCTGGTGCGCTGACATCGGACAGTATCGCGAGGCTGCTTTCGCTGCCGTCGGCGCGATGGAAACAGGGATCGTCGCGCAGATCGGTGCCGAATATCGTTTGGCCGATGTTGCGAAGGCGCACGAAGAGATGGAGTCCGGACGTTCGGCGGGCAGTATCCTGCTGATACCCTGA
- a CDS encoding LysR family transcriptional regulator, with protein MIGREFTQLDWDDLRHFLALAQSGTLLGAAKQLGVEHATISRRISSLEASLGRKLVDRRGRRIMLTSDGEQVARHAALVAAQTAAIEQLGRSSATELRGHVRISAPPALSSVLLAKPIAAVRRDHPGVGITLVGEKRLASLNRREADIAVRMSRPEDGDYAIVKLGEMSFHLYASRTYLEAVSPSDWTFIGYDETMNASPQQLRLTELAAGRPIALRSSVLEFQAATASLGAGVVMLPDFAAPESSGLQRIETEQVLTRQVWLVVHSDIKDVPSVRVVVDALKSALGK; from the coding sequence ATGATTGGGAGAGAATTCACACAACTCGACTGGGACGACCTTCGGCATTTCCTGGCGCTCGCGCAGTCGGGAACCTTGCTTGGCGCCGCAAAGCAGCTCGGCGTCGAACATGCGACGATCAGCCGGCGCATTTCGTCGCTTGAAGCCAGTCTCGGACGCAAGCTGGTAGACCGCCGCGGACGGCGCATCATGTTGACCTCGGACGGGGAGCAGGTTGCCAGGCACGCAGCTCTTGTCGCCGCGCAGACTGCGGCAATCGAGCAGCTTGGCCGCAGCAGCGCCACGGAATTGCGTGGCCATGTGAGGATCAGCGCGCCGCCCGCTCTCTCAAGCGTGCTGCTGGCAAAGCCGATCGCCGCCGTCAGGCGAGACCATCCGGGTGTTGGGATCACGCTCGTCGGAGAAAAGCGCCTCGCGTCGCTGAATAGACGAGAGGCGGATATCGCCGTGCGCATGTCGCGTCCCGAGGACGGCGATTACGCCATCGTCAAGCTCGGCGAAATGAGCTTCCATCTCTACGCATCAAGGACCTATCTCGAAGCGGTTTCCCCGTCGGACTGGACCTTCATCGGTTACGACGAAACCATGAACGCCTCACCGCAGCAACTGCGGCTGACCGAACTGGCCGCCGGCCGGCCGATCGCGCTGCGGTCGTCCGTTCTGGAGTTCCAGGCCGCAACCGCAAGCCTTGGCGCCGGTGTCGTCATGCTCCCCGATTTCGCCGCTCCGGAGTCCAGCGGCCTCCAGCGCATCGAGACCGAACAGGTTTTGACAAGACAAGTCTGGCTGGTTGTCCATTCGGATATCAAAGACGTCCCCTCCGTCCGCGTCGTCGTCGATGCGCTGAAGAGCGCTCTCGGGAAGTAG
- a CDS encoding GFA family protein, producing MPVEAMRTGGCLCGAVRYEVRGEPYQSGLCHCKTCRKITGSAFSATANWHHRQFQMSGKISTFDKRSFCPVCGSRLFFLFDDGVEVFLGTLDEAPYAISPMVEVWTIRREPWLAPVVGAALHEGNEIASAKED from the coding sequence ATGCCAGTCGAAGCAATGCGAACGGGTGGATGCCTGTGCGGTGCGGTGCGTTATGAGGTCCGAGGCGAGCCCTATCAGTCGGGGTTGTGCCACTGCAAGACGTGCAGAAAGATCACTGGCTCCGCCTTCTCCGCAACGGCAAATTGGCATCATCGGCAATTCCAGATGTCCGGAAAAATCAGCACTTTCGATAAAAGGTCTTTCTGCCCTGTCTGTGGTTCTCGACTCTTCTTTCTCTTCGATGACGGCGTGGAAGTGTTTCTGGGGACGCTTGATGAAGCGCCTTACGCTATCAGCCCGATGGTCGAAGTGTGGACCATTCGACGTGAGCCTTGGCTCGCACCGGTCGTCGGAGCTGCGCTTCACGAAGGAAATGAGATCGCTTCGGCAAAAGAGGATTAA
- a CDS encoding GFA family protein translates to MANAQCACGALRLTLSEPPQLTALCHCLACQRRTGAPFSANAFYAIGCVEISGMSTEFIRTAESGRKVRMHFCPTCGSTVYWKADAAPSWIGVAVGSLADPAFAPPALSVFEQSKHKWVQLDEAVEHFQGSVSG, encoded by the coding sequence ATGGCCAATGCCCAATGCGCCTGCGGCGCTCTGAGACTGACGCTCAGCGAGCCGCCACAACTGACTGCGCTGTGTCACTGTTTGGCTTGCCAGCGGAGAACTGGCGCGCCGTTCAGCGCAAATGCTTTCTACGCGATCGGCTGTGTCGAAATATCCGGAATGTCTACAGAATTCATTCGTACCGCCGAGAGCGGTCGCAAGGTCCGAATGCATTTTTGCCCCACCTGCGGCTCGACCGTCTATTGGAAGGCCGATGCTGCGCCGTCCTGGATTGGAGTGGCGGTCGGCTCCCTTGCCGACCCGGCCTTCGCGCCACCTGCACTATCAGTCTTCGAACAATCGAAACATAAGTGGGTGCAGCTCGACGAAGCGGTAGAGCACTTTCAAGGTTCGGTGTCCGGGTGA
- a CDS encoding peroxiredoxin-like family protein, whose amino-acid sequence MSTRYVDHPLQPGDRAPNVVFDAISHEGKIALDDFRGRSPLLIGLFRGLHCPFCRRHVAAMAYLNPMLREKGVQSLAVVNTPVERARLYFRYHPIPDLLAASDPGRASHQAFGLREVGIDTVMAIRIDLQGELPEPMGVMAMDEFLNEKEGYQMTEADQQMMTADHGQLVGQFLIDREGIVRWSFTEVLEAGLETFTAPNSQELMSAASQVAH is encoded by the coding sequence ATGTCCACGCGCTATGTCGACCATCCGCTACAACCGGGCGACCGGGCCCCGAACGTTGTGTTTGATGCGATCTCGCACGAGGGGAAGATCGCACTTGATGATTTTCGCGGCCGCAGCCCATTATTGATCGGTCTGTTTCGAGGCCTGCATTGTCCGTTCTGCCGGCGCCATGTCGCGGCCATGGCATATCTCAACCCGATGCTGCGTGAGAAAGGCGTCCAATCCCTGGCGGTGGTAAATACGCCGGTCGAACGCGCGCGGCTCTATTTCCGTTACCATCCGATACCCGATCTTCTTGCTGCATCCGACCCGGGACGGGCTTCGCACCAAGCCTTCGGCTTACGCGAGGTCGGGATCGACACGGTCATGGCGATACGGATCGATCTTCAGGGCGAGTTGCCCGAGCCCATGGGCGTGATGGCAATGGACGAATTTCTCAACGAGAAGGAAGGATATCAAATGACGGAAGCCGATCAGCAGATGATGACTGCCGACCACGGGCAGCTTGTCGGTCAGTTCCTAATCGACCGGGAAGGCATCGTACGCTGGAGCTTCACTGAAGTTCTGGAGGCTGGGCTCGAGACATTCACGGCACCGAATTCCCAGGAATTGATGTCGGCAGCTTCCCAAGTCGCACATTAA
- the cysN gene encoding sulfate adenylyltransferase subunit CysN gives MTAAQTAVSAATVVSLPAAEPLKAQRDTRPLRLITCGSVDDGKSTLIGRLLWDTKAVKEDQAATLQRDSTGKQNDLGLPDFALLLDGLQAEREQGITIDVAYRYFSTDKRSFIVADTPGHEQYTRNMATGASTADLAILLVDARLGILEQTRRHATIASLLGIKQFVLAVNKIDLTGYDRAGFDKISHDFREFALSLGVKQITAIPMSALKGENVVYSGQAAMPWYTGPSLVETLELATVRSSQTVGFRLSVQRVSRPGESFRGYQGTVAGGSVKPGDSVMILPSGMVANVSKIVTFDLVRNAAVAGDAITLVLDRQVDVARGDMIVSINAQPQVGLAFDAQIVALQPEGIEPGKRYWLKSGSRRQRVQVQPLSQLELKTGAWNSAQRLYMNAIGKVRLVFDEAAIFDPYEQNRLSGSFILIDPETNNTVAGGMVTGKRSELGGLHNGEARVILSLPADLAEQIMASELFASRSHEADVRRMTAAEAADLWSSAASDI, from the coding sequence ATGACCGCAGCCCAAACCGCCGTCTCGGCCGCAACCGTCGTCAGCCTGCCCGCCGCCGAGCCGCTCAAGGCTCAGCGCGATACCAGGCCGCTGCGCCTCATCACCTGCGGCAGCGTCGATGACGGCAAGTCGACCTTGATCGGACGCCTGCTCTGGGACACCAAGGCGGTCAAGGAAGACCAGGCCGCCACCCTGCAGCGCGATTCCACCGGCAAGCAGAACGATCTCGGCCTGCCCGACTTCGCATTGCTGCTCGATGGCCTGCAGGCCGAGCGCGAACAGGGCATCACGATCGATGTCGCCTATCGCTATTTCTCGACCGACAAGCGCTCCTTCATCGTCGCCGACACGCCCGGCCATGAGCAATATACCCGCAACATGGCGACCGGCGCCTCGACCGCCGATCTCGCCATCCTGCTCGTCGATGCGCGCCTCGGCATTCTGGAACAAACGCGCCGTCACGCGACGATCGCCTCGCTGCTCGGGATCAAGCAGTTCGTGCTTGCCGTCAACAAGATCGACCTGACGGGCTACGACCGCGCCGGCTTCGACAAGATCAGCCATGACTTCCGGGAATTTGCCCTGTCGCTCGGCGTCAAGCAGATCACCGCCATTCCGATGTCGGCGTTGAAGGGCGAAAACGTCGTCTATTCCGGCCAGGCCGCCATGCCCTGGTATACCGGCCCGTCGCTGGTGGAGACGCTGGAACTTGCCACCGTGCGCTCGTCGCAGACGGTCGGCTTCCGCCTTTCCGTGCAGCGCGTGTCGCGTCCGGGCGAAAGCTTCCGCGGCTATCAGGGAACGGTTGCCGGCGGCTCGGTCAAACCGGGCGACAGCGTCATGATCCTGCCGTCGGGCATGGTCGCCAACGTTTCGAAGATCGTCACCTTCGATCTCGTCCGCAACGCAGCCGTTGCCGGCGACGCGATCACCCTAGTGCTCGACCGCCAGGTGGATGTGGCGCGCGGCGACATGATCGTCTCGATCAACGCCCAGCCCCAGGTCGGCCTTGCCTTCGACGCGCAGATCGTCGCGCTGCAGCCGGAGGGAATCGAGCCCGGCAAACGCTACTGGCTGAAGAGCGGCAGCCGCCGCCAGCGTGTCCAGGTGCAGCCGCTCAGCCAGTTGGAGCTGAAGACCGGCGCCTGGAATTCCGCCCAGCGGCTCTACATGAACGCCATCGGCAAAGTCCGGCTCGTCTTCGACGAAGCGGCGATCTTCGACCCCTATGAGCAGAACCGGCTTTCCGGCTCCTTCATCCTGATCGATCCGGAGACTAACAACACGGTCGCCGGCGGCATGGTGACCGGCAAGCGCAGCGAACTCGGCGGCCTGCACAATGGCGAAGCCCGCGTCATCCTCTCGCTTCCGGCCGATCTTGCCGAACAGATCATGGCAAGCGAACTCTTCGCCAGCCGCAGCCACGAGGCCGACGTGCGGCGCATGACGGCAGCCGAAGCCGCCGACCTTTGGTCGAGTGCCGCAAGCGATATCTGA
- the cysD gene encoding sulfate adenylyltransferase subunit CysD, with amino-acid sequence MPDSRPDTELSNPQSAKAPLDPHLKALENESIHIFREVAAEFERPVMLYSIGKDSSVLLHLARKAFYPGRVPFPLLHVNTGWKFSEMIAFRDETAKKYDLDLIEHINPRGKAENITPFTHGSAAFTDIMKTEGLRQALDAGQFDAAFGGARRDEEASRAKERIYSFRTPDHRWDPRNQRPELWNIYNGMIRKGESVRAFPLSNWTEVDIWRYIQAEDIPLVPLYYAKKRPFVERDGMMILAEDPRLELLPGEVRQEGMIRFRTLGDFPLTGAIRSQATTLEEVIAELEIATVSERQGRAIDRDQSGSMEKKKREGYF; translated from the coding sequence ATGCCCGATAGCCGTCCGGATACGGAACTCAGCAATCCGCAGAGCGCCAAGGCGCCGCTCGACCCGCATCTGAAAGCGCTGGAAAACGAATCCATTCACATCTTCCGCGAGGTTGCGGCCGAATTCGAGCGTCCCGTCATGCTCTATTCGATCGGCAAGGACTCCTCGGTGCTGCTGCACCTGGCGCGCAAGGCCTTCTATCCCGGCCGCGTGCCCTTCCCGCTGCTGCATGTGAACACCGGCTGGAAATTCTCCGAGATGATCGCCTTCCGCGACGAGACCGCGAAGAAGTATGATCTCGATCTGATCGAGCACATCAATCCGCGCGGCAAAGCCGAAAACATCACGCCGTTTACACATGGATCGGCCGCCTTCACCGACATCATGAAGACCGAGGGGCTGCGCCAGGCGCTTGATGCCGGCCAGTTCGACGCCGCTTTCGGCGGTGCGCGGCGTGACGAGGAAGCCAGCCGCGCCAAGGAGCGCATCTATTCCTTCCGCACGCCCGACCATCGCTGGGATCCCCGCAACCAGCGGCCGGAACTCTGGAACATCTATAACGGCATGATCCGCAAGGGCGAGAGCGTGCGCGCCTTCCCGCTGTCGAACTGGACCGAGGTCGATATCTGGCGCTACATCCAGGCCGAGGACATTCCGCTGGTGCCACTCTACTACGCCAAGAAGCGGCCCTTCGTGGAGCGCGACGGCATGATGATCCTGGCCGAAGATCCGCGCCTCGAACTGCTGCCCGGCGAAGTCCGCCAGGAAGGCATGATCCGCTTCCGCACCCTCGGCGATTTCCCGCTGACGGGCGCCATCCGCTCACAGGCCACCACCCTCGAAGAGGTGATTGCCGAACTCGAAATTGCAACGGTGTCCGAACGCCAGGGCCGCGCCATCGATCGCGACCAGTCCGGCTCCATGGAAAAGAAGAAGCGTGAAGGATATTTCTGA
- a CDS encoding phosphoadenylyl-sulfate reductase — MTAINRIAEEGPIAEAAALNDRLAGLDLAGRLSLVCGLGGRVVFTTSLGIEDQVITAEIGTHRLPIDIATLQTGRLFAETLSLIDETESQYDIHIHRFEPEKADIDAYAAQYGLNGFYESVEARHACCGMRKLKPLARALEGAAIWITGLRRGQSANRAETPFAEYDAERHLLKVNPLADWDLEAIKAFVSANGVPVNPLHARGYPSIGCEPCTRAIKPGEPERAGRWWWEQDETRECGLHVAEEAAAIAAQ; from the coding sequence ATGACTGCTATCAATAGGATTGCGGAAGAAGGGCCGATTGCGGAAGCTGCGGCGCTGAACGACAGACTGGCGGGTCTCGACCTTGCCGGACGACTGTCGCTGGTCTGCGGCCTTGGCGGCCGCGTGGTGTTCACGACGTCACTCGGCATCGAGGACCAGGTGATCACCGCCGAGATCGGCACGCACCGCCTGCCGATCGATATCGCGACGCTGCAGACCGGCCGGTTGTTTGCCGAGACGCTGTCGCTGATCGATGAGACCGAAAGCCAGTACGACATCCATATCCATCGTTTCGAGCCCGAGAAGGCCGATATCGACGCCTATGCGGCGCAATACGGCCTCAACGGTTTCTACGAGAGCGTCGAAGCCCGCCACGCCTGTTGCGGCATGCGCAAGCTGAAGCCGCTCGCGCGTGCCCTCGAAGGTGCTGCGATCTGGATCACCGGCCTGCGCCGCGGGCAATCGGCCAACCGTGCCGAAACGCCCTTTGCCGAATACGACGCCGAACGGCATCTGCTGAAGGTCAATCCGCTCGCCGATTGGGACCTGGAGGCAATCAAGGCCTTCGTTTCCGCAAACGGCGTGCCGGTCAATCCGCTGCATGCCCGCGGTTATCCCTCGATCGGCTGCGAGCCCTGCACCCGGGCGATCAAACCCGGCGAGCCGGAACGTGCGGGTCGCTGGTGGTGGGAGCAGGACGAGACGCGCGAATGCGGCCTGCATGTCGCCGAAGAGGCCGCAGCGATCGCCGCACAGTAA
- a CDS encoding RrF2 family transcriptional regulator: MITQKAKYALRALTVLADADADEPVMISDIAAQQKIPKKFLEQILLDLKHHGVVVSRRGKQGGYLLLKPAHTITFGEILRIIDGPIAPLPCLSITAYRRCDDCDGEQNCQIRHVFAKVADATRKVLFSTTIADAIAPKHGAEVTRLLA, translated from the coding sequence ATGATTACGCAAAAGGCGAAATATGCGCTGCGCGCGCTCACGGTCTTGGCTGATGCCGATGCCGACGAACCGGTGATGATTTCCGATATCGCGGCGCAGCAAAAGATCCCGAAAAAGTTCCTCGAACAGATCCTGCTCGACCTGAAACATCACGGCGTCGTCGTCAGCCGTCGCGGCAAGCAGGGCGGTTATCTCCTGCTGAAGCCCGCCCACACGATTACCTTCGGCGAGATCCTGCGCATCATCGACGGCCCGATCGCGCCGCTGCCGTGCCTCTCGATCACTGCTTACCGCAGATGCGACGATTGCGACGGCGAACAGAATTGCCAGATCCGCCACGTCTTCGCCAAAGTCGCCGACGCCACCCGCAAGGTGCTGTTCTCGACAACGATCGCTGATGCCATCGCCCCAAAGCACGGCGCCGAAGTCACCCGGCTGCTGGCCTGA
- a CDS encoding DUF6152 family protein produces the protein MFGISPQRVVAAAIFSAALATGAAAHHGWSWAEADQIELRGTIDKISMGGPHPTLDVATADDGVWRVELGNPRQTERSGFVEGVAKPGDQVVALGNRSQDAKEKRLKAVRLTIGEKRYDIYPDRIKTN, from the coding sequence ATGTTTGGAATTTCACCACAGCGAGTAGTGGCTGCGGCCATATTCTCGGCGGCCCTCGCGACAGGCGCGGCCGCTCATCACGGCTGGTCCTGGGCCGAGGCGGATCAGATCGAACTGCGCGGCACGATCGACAAGATCTCCATGGGCGGCCCGCATCCGACGCTCGATGTCGCCACCGCCGATGACGGCGTCTGGCGCGTCGAACTCGGCAATCCGCGCCAGACGGAACGCTCCGGTTTCGTCGAAGGTGTGGCCAAGCCCGGCGACCAGGTGGTGGCCCTTGGAAACCGTTCGCAGGATGCAAAAGAGAAGCGGCTGAAGGCCGTGCGCCTCACCATCGGCGAGAAGCGCTACGATATCTATCCCGACCGCATCAAGACGAACTGA
- a CDS encoding DUF6644 family protein, giving the protein MMDTLEWLSATTPALALRRSGTLYMFVNAAHILAIGLLVGAIVPLDLRLAGFFRKVPVEIVAPFLSRAAAVGLAAAVVTGFCLFSVRAVEYVANPAFLAKLCLIAIGLLNLSIVHFGRAWKTAVSKGIVRPGLRFSAALSAAIWIAALIAGRWIGFL; this is encoded by the coding sequence GTGATGGACACTCTCGAATGGCTGTCGGCGACCACGCCTGCGCTCGCGCTCCGGCGCTCCGGAACGCTCTACATGTTCGTCAACGCAGCCCATATCCTGGCGATCGGCCTCTTGGTCGGCGCCATCGTGCCGCTTGATCTGAGGCTCGCCGGCTTCTTCCGCAAGGTTCCGGTTGAGATCGTCGCGCCGTTTCTGTCACGCGCCGCCGCTGTCGGCCTTGCCGCGGCTGTTGTCACCGGCTTCTGCCTCTTCAGCGTCCGGGCGGTCGAATATGTCGCCAATCCCGCCTTCCTTGCCAAGCTTTGCCTGATCGCCATCGGCCTTCTCAACCTGTCGATCGTTCATTTCGGGCGAGCCTGGAAAACGGCGGTGTCGAAAGGCATCGTCCGGCCCGGCCTGCGCTTCTCCGCCGCCCTGTCGGCCGCGATCTGGATCGCCGCCCTCATAGCCGGACGGTGGATCGGTTTTCTCTGA